AGCACACCGCCCCGCTGCCGGTCGGCCGGAACCCGGCCGCCGCCTCCAGCGTCACCGCCGCCGAGGGCAGCGCGAACAGCCGGTCGAGATCGGGCGCGACCGGTTTCGTACGGCCGAGCAGGATGTCGAGCAGCCCCATCTCACGCCCCTTCGGGAGTCGCCGCCTCGCCCAGCTCGGCGGAGATCCGCCCCAGCTGTTCGAGTCGCTGCTCCAGCCTCGGGTGGGTGGAGAAGAGCTGGGCGATACCGGGGTCACGGCCCAGCGCCGGGGTGAAGTAGAAGGCGTTGAAGGCCTGCGCGGTCCGCAGGTCCTTCGTCGGGATCCGGGCGATGTCGCCGGAGACCTTGGTCAGCGCGGACGCCAGGGCCGAGGGACGCCCGGTGAGCAGGGCCGCGGCCCGGTCGGCGGCGAGCTCGCGGTACCGGGACAGGGCCCGGATCAGCAGGAAGCTGATCGCGTAGACGGCCGCGGACACCCCGAGCACCATGGCGAAGATCGCGGCGGTGTTCTGGTCCCGGCGTCCGCCGCCGAACAGCTGGCTGTAGAAGGCGAACCGCACGATCAGCCCCGCGATCACCCCGAGGAACGAGGCGACGGTGATGACGGCGACGTCCTTGTGCGCCACGTGCGACAGCTCGTGCGCGAGCACACCCTCCAGCTCGTCCGGCTCCAGCCGCCGCAGCAGTCCCGTGGTCACACAGATCACGGCGTGATCGGCGTTGCGCCCGGTCGCGAACGCGTTCGGCATGTCCATCTCCGACACGGCGACGACGGGCTTCGGCAT
The DNA window shown above is from Streptomyces chartreusis and carries:
- the htpX gene encoding zinc metalloprotease HtpX, which produces MQSRFRSDRQLTARMGVTLFLLGLLYVGFVAALVVLLKSWVLVVVVAAGLLGAQYWFSDRVALFGMHGRVVEREEYPALHGVVDRLCAIADMPKPVVAVSEMDMPNAFATGRNADHAVICVTTGLLRRLEPDELEGVLAHELSHVAHKDVAVITVASFLGVIAGLIVRFAFYSQLFGGGRRDQNTAAIFAMVLGVSAAVYAISFLLIRALSRYRELAADRAAALLTGRPSALASALTKVSGDIARIPTKDLRTAQAFNAFYFTPALGRDPGIAQLFSTHPRLEQRLEQLGRISAELGEAATPEGA